In the genome of Bremerella sp. P1, the window CGCTGGCAGAAAGGGTCGCCAACGTCGGCTTCGTGGTCATGTTCTCGATCGAGTCCATACCGATACACAGATGCGGCAAAAGCGTCTGAGGTAGTGCCTTGCTCAACTCGTAGTCGATCGTCGAACCACTTGGCGGAACACCATCCCCACCACGATAGCCACCCAACGCGCCAAAGAACGCGCTATGCGACGGACTGGTATGGATGCCATGCAAACCATTGATAATGTGCAGGCGATCTTTGTACGGCTCCAGGGGGCTGATCGGTTCTGGCAATTCGGCTTGAGCCAAGGAACCGCTGTTATGAATCCCCTTGGGAATGCAGGTGGCCGGATCAAAGCCCTGATTCTGCATGAAGAAGATAATGCGTTTCGGCGTGGTGTTCTCCGGAGTCGATGCCAACAAACGCTGGGAAGTTAAGGGAAGTCCCAGGGCAGCACCGGCGCCGGATGCCACTGCCTGCAGCATGGTTCTACGGTTAAGCATGATCGATCCTTCCGCAAATCAAGGAGGTCAATTGCCTTTGCTATTTGCTTATAGCACGGCAAGAGAACGCTTGATCTCTTTCGTGGGGAGTTTCGCAATGGGAGATTCTGCGAAGCAAATAAGGAAATGGTGGGAACGTTTGCAAGATGTTGGTGGGTAGGGTTTACGTTTTTTAGTATATCGGCATGAATGGCCCAAGACTACGGAAATCGCCGGGAAGCATTCAATTTTTTGGACGAATCGTAGGCCTTTTCAATTCCACTTCACCCCTGAAAACCCGGTTTCAGCGAATCGTGACGGGGATTCTCAATTGTCGCTCTGGATTCTCGGCACTGCGTGTGTATTTTCCTTGCCCCATCATGAGTCGCAGCGTGTATTTACCGGGCGAACGCGGCAGAAGAAGATGTGCTTGCCGCTGGAAGGATTCTCCAGGAGCAACCTCAAAGGGGATCTCGATCGGCGGCATCGACTGAGTTGAACCTGACTCATCGGCCCAAGAATAAGCGAGATGGATGGCATTTTTACGTGTTCGCGGCCAAGATGTCTCGCCTTCATTGGTGACGGTTATGGGGATAGCCACATAGGACTGGGGGAAACGCATTCCCCCTAACACGAACTGGTAGGCACCTCGCTTTTCGGTGATCAGTCGCTTCAGCTCGTCCTGATCCAATTCAATGGAGCTGGCCAGGTCTGGAGCGCCTGGCGGATCCGGATCATCGGCACTGAATGGCTGCAAGATTTGATAGTCGGAAATTGGAACCAGTCGCACCTCTCCCAAAACTTCTCGCAGGCACTGCGTGTAGGTCAGTACCGCCCCAACCAGAATCACCATAAGCACTCGATTGAATCCCTTGGTAAGCCATGGCAAGGCAATCACCATGAACGCCAAGACGGTCCCCATGGCCTTCGAGTAGCCACTCAGGTCAATCCAAACGGTCTGGGACATCATCGAGAGGACGACGAAATACGGAAGCAGAATCAGTGACAAGGAAGAGATTTTGCGAATGTTCCACAGGACGAAGAATCCCAGAAGCATCATGGCAAAGTAAAAGGGACGCATCAAGAGGCTGGGGGAAGCGATCGCCGTTCGAAAGAACGCCACGAAGGGAAGGTCAAGAATCACCCCGCCTGCCGACTCGGAACCGGATTGCCCAAAAAAGGCACGCAGATAGATCTGCCAACCAATAAACACAGCACACGGAATCGCGACGAGGGCAAATTGCCAGAGGGACGTTCGATACGCCCAATAATTCCAGGCATTAGGCCTTCCGTCGAAAACGGTAGGGGGCACCCTGTCATCAGGCGCAACCATCAACCGGTTGGCCAGGCGTTCCCAACCTAGTCGGCGTAGAACCACAACGACCCAACCACCACTTTCCGAGGCCCCTTTCCAGGGAACGAGTCCGGCAACCGATGCAGCGGCAACCGTTCCAGCGATCGCGAAGTAAGGTTCTCGCGTCAAACACATCATGGAAGCGGCCGCGGCATACGTTAGGGTCATCCCACGAATGAGCGCCAGCATGGCCAAGATGAAAAACACATCGGCCAGCGGATCCGGCTGCCCGTGCAGCAGACAAATAGGAATACCCACATTCGCTGCCCACCCGAGACACCATAGCGGCGAGTATCGATTAGCCACTAGCCATGCGGCGAGCGTCCCCATGGCGATCCCGACAAATGGCAGCGAAGCAAAGAGAAACGTATGGGGCGAAACATAATCGCTTCCCATTAGTTCGCTCAGCAAGCGTGCCACGATTGGCAGACCGATCCGTTGATAGCGATACGGAGGTGCATCAATGTGGGTGTAAGCATCTGGGTGGGGAAGCAGGTAATTCGCTTGGAGGTAATAGAACTGCCCATCCCAGCCGATCTCTTGATTCGGATAGTACCCTTCTTCCATCAACCGCTCGGGAACACCGAAATGGTACCCAGGAAGAATCATCCCTCCCCAATCACCACAGTACTTGTTGTAGGCCGCGATGAAGAGGACCGCATAGGCAAGCAGCATGCCTATCAAGGCCGTCGCGAGAAACACGATCACGAGACGACGCGTCGAAACGGGCTCGAAATCGGGGTCTGGTGTTTCGGTCGAATCAGCAATCATCGCATCTCGCGTTCCCTGCGATGGTTCTACCGTGATAGCAGTGATATCAATCACCCCAAACCAATCGTTTCACGCCACTCTGGTTCTCGTCTCGAGTAATGAGCGTGACAGAATAACTTGGTCGCGGAATTCCACCAAGATGAATCAACAAAGCGGGCAGGCCTGGAAGAATAGAAAAACAATGAAACCCGCGAATTCCTCGGCGAAATTGCCCCATAGGTTGCGGTTCTCCGTGAAGGCCGCGGCCTGATCTAAGCCTGTTTCCTGTTGCACCAGGAAGCGTCATTTGATATCTACTCTCCACCCTCCCGCGCTACATAAAGCCTGTTGAGGCAGCCATTTTCCGAGACAAATGGCTTTGACCAGATCGTATTCTTCGATCGCTCGAGCAAGTTGGCCATGGAATCCCCAAACAACGTTCTGCAGTGGCTTCGTCGCCAAACCATTCTTTCGCACTGGTATCGCTTTCGATATCTGATCGGATTCATCCTGATCGGGATGGCATCGATCTGCCTTGAATTGGCCGTGATGAACACAATCATGCCTGAGAGCTGGCCACGCCTTGGCCGGGCATCGGCAGCGCTCGTTTTCGGCATCGTTTTTGGCTACATCCTCAATGCGAAGCTTAACTTTCAAGTCGCACCCAAGTACTTGCTGAGCACCTTTACCAAATACTCGGTCGTGTCCGTGTCATCATTTGCGCTGAACATGACCGTAATCTCGTATGTCGAGGTCTCGACAGACTCACTTTATTGGGTTCTCCGTCTGGGCACGGCGGCCGCTCTATTCTCTTTTGCTTACACGCTGCACCGCTATTTCACCTTCGATCAAGCTCGTAACCTGGGGGTCGCCGTCTACGCCGCGTCAGATGAAGACGTAGGGGCCATTTTCGATTCGGTCGGTGACAGCTGCGATCATATCCACGTAGATTTGGTCGATGAGACCATGGGGGATAACCCCGCACCCGTCAACGTTTTCAAGCTTCAGGAAGCTCGCAAGTATTGGCCCCATCGGCAGGTTGCTCTGCACTTGATGACGCGACAGCCTTCGCGATGGCTGGATCGTGTCTGGAATGATGTCGATTGGGTCCTTTTCCATCTGGAAATTGAAGAAGACCTGAACAAGCTAATCTTTCAGTGTCGCCAGCACGGGAAGAAAGTCGGGGTCGTTTGGCGAGTCGGCAACGACCCTGCCGATTTATTGCCCTTCTTAAATCACGTCGATTTCATTATGGTTTTGGGAATTGCCAAACCAGGTCAATCGGGTCAAGAGATCTGCAAGGAAGCGATCGACCTTGTTGCCGCTTTGAACTCCATGCGTTCAAAGTACAACTTTGAGCTAATGTTCGATGGCGGAGTGAACTCTTCGACCATCTCCCAAATCGAAGCCAAATATGTCGTCTCCGCTTCTGCAATTCTGCGTGCGGAGAACCCGATTTTAGCAGTCGACGAAATCCGACGGCGCGTTCAATACCCCAACAAAGCGGCAGCTTAACGCAACGGAAAGATCGGCTTTTGAGCCTCATCCCGATTCATCGCAAAGGATTGCCAATATGAATCTTACAGAACTTCGGGAAGCCGTTTGTTACGCCAACAAGATGCTCCCTCAGACCGGTCTTGTGACGATGCACTCGGGCAATGCTAGCGGTCTGGATCGTGAATCGGGCCATTTGGTGATCAAGCCATCCGGTGTCGACTACGACACGCTAAAACCAGAGATGCTGGTCGAAGTGGACCTGGAAAGTGGCGAAGTGGTCTCCGGCGACCTTCGTCCGAGCGTCGACCTGCCTCACCACCTGGCGCTTTACCGCAACATGCCAGAGGTCAACGGCATCATTCATACGCATAGCAACTATGCCAGTTCGTTTGCCGCCGTTCATTCCAGCATCCCCCTTTGCCTGACGGCGATCGCAGATGAATTTGGCGGCGAGATCCCGTGTGCACCGTTTGCAGACTGCGATGACCACTCCATCGGAAACTGCATCCTCAAGCATCGTGGTAAAGCACCGGCAATCCTCCTGGCCAATCACGGCGTTTTTGCCTGGGGTCCCAGCCCGAAAGCCGCTCTCAAAGCGGCAGTCATGACCGAAGACGTCGCCAAGACGGTCTTTCTGGCCAAGCAATTGGGCGAAGTGAAGATCCTCTCCTTCGAGGCTGCCGCGAAGTACCACGATCGTTATCAGAATCGCTACGGGCAAAAGAAGGCCGCCTAAGAGATGACCTCGTTTGTCACCGATTTCATCTCGGTTGATCCATCGCCAGAATTCAGCCGAACGATTAACGCATACAAACAGACAGTGCGTGAGCTTGTAGGAAACCAGGTTTTCCTGAACGAGCCGCCTCACATGACGGCCTACCTGGCTCGATTTGCGGAGGGAACCGATCTTTCCCCCTACGTGGTCAACCTGGCCAAATCGATTTCGGCTCCCACGCTTCGGACAACCGGCTGGCATGTGTTCGATGCCGATCCCATGACAGGCAACCGAACCTTGGTCGTCAACTTCGACGAACCTTCGCAAAGCCTGTTGCGATCGATCCAAAAACAGATCGGATCAGCGCTGCAGGGACGCTACGACAAGTCCGCTACAAAACAGCGTTACGCCGAGGCTTGGGACCACTTCGCACCCGAGCAGCGCGAGGCCGTCGAATCCGTTGGCTTTCCCTTTTGGGGCTCAGGCTGGCATCCTCATTTCACGATTGCCTCGATCCGTCCATCGGACTGGCCGGCTGTCGCCGACAAGTTGCTCCCGACTCCACCATCCGGGGACATTGCCTGTCCAAGCTTGACACAATATCGCGTCATTGATGGTGAATCACATCCCATCTTCTCGTTTGACCTTCGGTGAAATGCATGCCTGAAAACCAAGTGGCCAAACAGCACCCTTCCGATCACGATGCTACGTTCGATCTCAATTCGCTTCCTCCCATGAAGCGCGAGATTGTCCATGCGTTGCATTCGGTTGCGGACTCCATTCCCTGGGTACTTTCGGCCACACTGACCGGCAGCTTTCTTAACAGCGACGATCTCTCAGGCGTGAGTGACATCGACTACATCGTCATCGTCGACCAGCTTCAGCGGGAACGTTTTGATAGCCTGCAAGCCGCTTTTCAACAGCAGCTCGAGCCTGTCGTTCAAGCCCACGGCTGGAAGCTTCGCATCAACCCAACGCTCGGTCCGCTGAAGTTCAACGACGAGCAAACGGCCGTTTTGCACTTGATGCTGTATTCGCGAGAAGCCCACGTCAAGCATGTGATCGAAAGCCCCTTTACCTGCTTCGACTGGCAGCTTTCGCCGGTAAATCACCGTGCGTCGATGGCCGACATCTATCCGGCGTTTGCACTTCAACCAAGACACTTTGTTAGTGCCCGGCGAAGTATTACCGACTACCTCAACGACTATCGAGCACGCGTCGTTTCGTATCGAGAACTTATCTGCAATGACGTCTCGTATGAAGAACGGAAGCAACTCAAGCCGATGACGGTCCGCGATCAACACGAGTTCGCGTATCACATCATCCGCTTCCTCATGAAGAACGTCGTCAAGCTACTCACGCGATCAAATCGAGATTTGCCAAGCGAAGAATTGCAGACGGCTTTCTTTCGCTACTTCCCCGCCGAAGAGTCTTCCATCCGAGCATTCTTTGGGGAACTCTCTGCCTGCAAACACAGTCAACAATTCGATCCTCCGGTAGACAACTTAGACGAACGCCTAGAGTCGTTTGCCGCGATCTTCGAAGAACAATTCCGTTCGATCTTTCACGCCGAAGCAACGCGTCATGTCGTCTTCCGCCATGCTCCGACACCGCAAAACTATGCCGAGGATGGTTCGGTTCGATTCCTGGGAAGAAGCAATCCTGAGATTCTGCCGCTAGAAGCCGCGGCCTTGAGTGATCTGAACGCGGCCGTCGCTTCCCTGACAAGCCCGCGATACTATTCATCTCCCCAAACGCGATGCCGGCAATCATTGGCATCGATGGATCCAGGGGTCGAAGTTGAAACGGACGATCGGCTCCAGGAAATCAACTACGGGGCCTGCGAAGGCATGACGGTTCAAGCCGCCCGGAATTCGCACCCGGCTTTGTTTCAGGCCTGGCAACAAGGCCAGGACCCCCGTTTTCCTGGCGGGGAATGCACCGAGGACGTTCTACAACGATCGCTCGAGGCAATGACCGATGTCTGGGACAACAGCCAAACCGATACCGTGACCTGCACGCACAATGTGGTCTTACGCTGCCTGGTGGGCAATGCATTGGGTGTTCCGCGCTCGCAGTGGTATCGACTCAAGATTCCTCACCTGGCCCCGATCACGTTCATCCGTACACCCGAGCATGGCGTCTACCTCGATTTGTCACCTGAGGTCGAGCGTCAGATCTTCCAATCCTTTTCGGACTCCATGAGATAGGCATGAATATTATCGTTCCCATGGCAGGTGCCGGATCCCGGTTTTCTTCCGCAGGCTACACGCTACCCAAGCCACTCATTTCCGTGGATGGCCTTCCCATGGTCGTTCGCGCGATTGGTGACTTGCCGTCTGCAGAACGCATCATCTTTCTCGTTCATCGCGACCACGTGGCCGAGCACCAGATCGACCAGGTGCTGCGAAGTCACTTCTCCGATTGCGAGATCGTTGTGGTCCCCGGCCTGACTGAGGGACAGGCATGTACCGTGCGACTGGCTGCCGAAGCCTTCGCGGATGATACGGACGTTCTCGTGGCGGCATGTGACAACACCCACGTGTACGACGAGAATGATTTCCTCGAAAAGACAACGTCTCAACAGTGGGATGGCCTGATTTGGACCTACCGCGGTGACAATCGCGTCTTGCCCAAACCGACAAGCTATGGCTGGGTGGCAACCGACGAAGACAATCAATTTGTCAGCCACGTGTCCTGCAAGAAGCCGATCTCGGAAGATCTACTGAACGATCACGTCGTGAGCGGTTTCTTTTGGTTTCGTTCTGCCTACCAACTGTTCGATGCCATCGACGCCTTGGTGGCTTCGGATCAGCGGATCAACAACGAGTTCTACCTGGATGTCGTCCCGAATGGGATGATCGCCAGCGGCAGTCGTTTTGGCACCTTTGAAGTTGAAAAATACATCGGCTGGGGCACTCCGGAAGAGTTGCGGGACTACCAGCGATGGGAGAAATACTTTGCCCAGCAACAGCAACGAAAGCTCGTCGCCTAAGGTATCGCGACAGATCCTTCGCTTTCTCGTCATCGGCGGAAGTTCGGTCGCGATCGATGGCATCTGCTACGCGTTGATCACCACGCTGTCAGGCATTTCCCCAGACATCGCTAAGGGGATCTCGTACGTATGTGGGATGCTGTTTGGCTTCTGGGGAAACAAACTCTGGACCTTCGAGTCGACCAAACGATCGGTTAGCGAACCTATTGTCTACGTCGTCATTTATGCTTGCACCCTCGGCTTGAACGTGGGAATCAATCGCGGCGTCCTTCTATTGGCAGGAGACGAATTCCGCTTGCTCGGTTTCTTCCTGGCAACCGGAACGACCACTGTCGCCAACTTTGTGGGTATGAAGTTCCTCGCGTTTCGCCAACAGGTTCCCGCGAATTCCGACTTGGCGGCCTCGCCTGGCGAACCACCGGAAGTCGCGATTCCCACATCTGACCGCAGGGCAGCCTAACCGAGGACTTCCATGCTATATATTGCTCATCGCATCAATACACGCGACCAGTTGGCGGACGTTCCGACCGAGTACGGCGTCGAGCTCGATTTGCGAGATCATGGTGACGATCTCATTCTTCAACACGATCCCTTCACAGGCGGCGAACGATTTGAAGATTACCTGGCCGAGTATCGCCACGGGCTCATGATCTTGAACATCAAGAGCGAACGAATTGAACATCGCGTCCTGGAAATGATCCAAGGGACCGTCGACGACTATTTCTTCCTCGATAGCTCCTACCCCATGATTCGCACTCTTTGCCGACAAGGCGAGAGTAAGATCGCCGTTCGCTTCTCCGAGTACGAACCCATCGAGTCGGCACTGGCCTTGGCAGGCGATGTCCAGTGG includes:
- a CDS encoding histidine phosphatase family protein; protein product: MPENQVAKQHPSDHDATFDLNSLPPMKREIVHALHSVADSIPWVLSATLTGSFLNSDDLSGVSDIDYIVIVDQLQRERFDSLQAAFQQQLEPVVQAHGWKLRINPTLGPLKFNDEQTAVLHLMLYSREAHVKHVIESPFTCFDWQLSPVNHRASMADIYPAFALQPRHFVSARRSITDYLNDYRARVVSYRELICNDVSYEERKQLKPMTVRDQHEFAYHIIRFLMKNVVKLLTRSNRDLPSEELQTAFFRYFPAEESSIRAFFGELSACKHSQQFDPPVDNLDERLESFAAIFEEQFRSIFHAEATRHVVFRHAPTPQNYAEDGSVRFLGRSNPEILPLEAAALSDLNAAVASLTSPRYYSSPQTRCRQSLASMDPGVEVETDDRLQEINYGACEGMTVQAARNSHPALFQAWQQGQDPRFPGGECTEDVLQRSLEAMTDVWDNSQTDTVTCTHNVVLRCLVGNALGVPRSQWYRLKIPHLAPITFIRTPEHGVYLDLSPEVERQIFQSFSDSMR
- a CDS encoding 2'-5' RNA ligase family protein, giving the protein MTSFVTDFISVDPSPEFSRTINAYKQTVRELVGNQVFLNEPPHMTAYLARFAEGTDLSPYVVNLAKSISAPTLRTTGWHVFDADPMTGNRTLVVNFDEPSQSLLRSIQKQIGSALQGRYDKSATKQRYAEAWDHFAPEQREAVESVGFPFWGSGWHPHFTIASIRPSDWPAVADKLLPTPPSGDIACPSLTQYRVIDGESHPIFSFDLR
- a CDS encoding GtrA family protein; this encodes MESPNNVLQWLRRQTILSHWYRFRYLIGFILIGMASICLELAVMNTIMPESWPRLGRASAALVFGIVFGYILNAKLNFQVAPKYLLSTFTKYSVVSVSSFALNMTVISYVEVSTDSLYWVLRLGTAAALFSFAYTLHRYFTFDQARNLGVAVYAASDEDVGAIFDSVGDSCDHIHVDLVDETMGDNPAPVNVFKLQEARKYWPHRQVALHLMTRQPSRWLDRVWNDVDWVLFHLEIEEDLNKLIFQCRQHGKKVGVVWRVGNDPADLLPFLNHVDFIMVLGIAKPGQSGQEICKEAIDLVAALNSMRSKYNFELMFDGGVNSSTISQIEAKYVVSASAILRAENPILAVDEIRRRVQYPNKAAA
- a CDS encoding GtrA family protein, which translates into the protein MPSNSNESSSPKVSRQILRFLVIGGSSVAIDGICYALITTLSGISPDIAKGISYVCGMLFGFWGNKLWTFESTKRSVSEPIVYVVIYACTLGLNVGINRGVLLLAGDEFRLLGFFLATGTTTVANFVGMKFLAFRQQVPANSDLAASPGEPPEVAIPTSDRRAA
- a CDS encoding NTP transferase domain-containing protein codes for the protein MNIIVPMAGAGSRFSSAGYTLPKPLISVDGLPMVVRAIGDLPSAERIIFLVHRDHVAEHQIDQVLRSHFSDCEIVVVPGLTEGQACTVRLAAEAFADDTDVLVAACDNTHVYDENDFLEKTTSQQWDGLIWTYRGDNRVLPKPTSYGWVATDEDNQFVSHVSCKKPISEDLLNDHVVSGFFWFRSAYQLFDAIDALVASDQRINNEFYLDVVPNGMIASGSRFGTFEVEKYIGWGTPEELRDYQRWEKYFAQQQQRKLVA
- a CDS encoding L-ribulose-5-phosphate 4-epimerase encodes the protein MNLTELREAVCYANKMLPQTGLVTMHSGNASGLDRESGHLVIKPSGVDYDTLKPEMLVEVDLESGEVVSGDLRPSVDLPHHLALYRNMPEVNGIIHTHSNYASSFAAVHSSIPLCLTAIADEFGGEIPCAPFADCDDHSIGNCILKHRGKAPAILLANHGVFAWGPSPKAALKAAVMTEDVAKTVFLAKQLGEVKILSFEAAAKYHDRYQNRYGQKKAA